One genomic window of Kosmotoga olearia TBF 19.5.1 includes the following:
- a CDS encoding glycosyltransferase family 4 protein produces the protein MNIGLAHYRVGETDGVSLEMEKWRRVLEDMGHRVFFISGTPDYGEIYIPEMSFHSERFKKIENNAYRKLKDYKSEEEFKEDILKEAKLIEEKLIKAVKENNIELLIPNNIFSLGVAFSVTIAFARVIRKLGLKVIAHNHDFYWERQALSKPTCKFIKEYLDEYYPPKDENIKQVVINKIAKEELLKRKGLDSTVVPNVFDFDQPLWKPDEFNKDLREKLGISSNDIVFLQATRVTDRKAIELAIEVVGEVNRRRQELYGTLYDGREFTPNGKILMLMPGLIETATNYVDFLRKVADKEKVEIIWCNEIMEAERQNNAAGKKYSLWDMYVVADMITYPSILEGWGNQFLEGLFAKKNMIVFEYPVYLTDIKPLGFEVISLGTQYTKRKGTSYVEIPREKIVEAAKETIKLLKDSTEYSRRVEKNFAIGQQYLSYRSLRKKLKEIISSFES, from the coding sequence ATGAACATTGGTCTTGCACATTACAGAGTAGGCGAAACTGATGGTGTTTCACTGGAGATGGAAAAGTGGAGAAGGGTTCTTGAAGATATGGGGCACAGGGTCTTTTTTATCTCCGGCACACCTGACTATGGCGAAATCTACATTCCAGAGATGAGTTTTCATAGTGAACGCTTTAAAAAAATAGAAAATAATGCCTATAGAAAGCTGAAAGATTACAAAAGTGAAGAGGAGTTCAAAGAAGATATCTTGAAAGAAGCAAAGTTGATTGAAGAAAAGCTCATCAAAGCTGTAAAAGAAAACAACATAGAGCTTCTAATCCCAAACAATATTTTCTCTCTGGGGGTGGCATTTTCTGTCACGATAGCATTCGCGCGAGTTATCAGAAAGCTTGGATTGAAAGTAATAGCACATAACCACGATTTCTACTGGGAAAGACAAGCCTTGAGCAAACCAACCTGCAAGTTTATCAAAGAATACCTCGATGAATATTACCCTCCAAAGGATGAAAACATAAAACAGGTAGTGATCAATAAAATAGCGAAAGAAGAACTTCTCAAACGAAAAGGACTGGATTCGACGGTTGTCCCCAATGTCTTCGACTTTGACCAACCTCTATGGAAACCAGATGAGTTTAACAAAGACCTAAGAGAAAAGTTGGGTATTTCATCCAATGATATAGTGTTTTTACAGGCAACACGTGTAACAGACAGAAAAGCCATAGAACTCGCAATTGAAGTCGTTGGTGAGGTAAACAGGAGACGTCAGGAACTCTATGGAACATTGTATGACGGCCGTGAGTTTACCCCCAATGGCAAAATCTTGATGTTAATGCCAGGCCTCATTGAAACTGCTACCAACTATGTGGATTTTCTAAGAAAGGTTGCTGATAAGGAGAAAGTTGAAATCATATGGTGCAACGAAATAATGGAAGCTGAAAGACAAAATAATGCTGCCGGAAAGAAATACTCACTCTGGGACATGTACGTGGTTGCTGACATGATAACCTACCCCAGTATTCTTGAGGGCTGGGGTAACCAGTTCCTCGAGGGTCTTTTTGCAAAAAAGAATATGATTGTCTTTGAATATCCCGTATATCTGACAGATATCAAACCACTCGGTTTTGAAGTGATTAGTCTTGGAACACAGTACACCAAAAGAAAAGGCACAAGCTATGTAGAAATTCCAAGAGAAAAAATCGTTGAAGCTGCAAAGGAAACAATCAAACTCTTAAAAGACTCAACTGAATACAGCAGGAGAGTGGAGAAAAATTTTGCGATAGGACAACAATACCTTTCTTATAGATCTCTCAGGAAAAAATTAAAAGAAATTATCTCAAGTTTTGAGTCATAG
- a CDS encoding ABC transporter ATP-binding protein has protein sequence MATLELINLSKRYGKSVWGARDVNLKVNDKEFIVFLGPSGCGKTTTLRMIAGLEEVTEGRVLIDGEDVTDMPPRKRNVSMVFQSYAVWPHMSVYENIAFALKLRKMEKSKIDKIVRDVAELVNISEYLERFPRQLSGGQRQRVALARAIAVKPKLFLMDEPLSNLDAKLRVRMRTELKAIHHKTEATTIFVTHDQSEAMSMADRIVIMKDGKIVQIGTPDEVYFNSVNVFVAGFIGTPATNFFEMELKREKGEIFLVHPSFSFKLNGQLLTYLKDYNKDRLIMGIRPESIQINSGNAVFREKVLVVEPQGSHQIVAIELNGEIIKIVAPSFPKYSPDETIDISFDEERIMFFDIETEERLKIK, from the coding sequence ATGGCTACGCTTGAACTTATAAATCTTTCCAAAAGATACGGTAAGAGCGTTTGGGGCGCCAGGGATGTAAACCTTAAGGTTAACGACAAAGAGTTCATAGTCTTTCTTGGTCCATCCGGTTGTGGTAAAACTACAACCCTCAGGATGATAGCCGGTTTGGAAGAAGTTACGGAAGGGAGGGTTCTCATAGACGGAGAAGATGTTACCGATATGCCTCCACGAAAGAGGAATGTTTCTATGGTCTTTCAAAGTTATGCTGTGTGGCCTCATATGTCCGTCTATGAAAATATCGCCTTTGCTCTTAAGCTAAGAAAGATGGAAAAATCCAAAATTGATAAAATTGTTCGTGATGTGGCAGAGCTGGTTAATATTTCTGAGTATCTCGAGAGATTTCCACGCCAGCTTTCAGGTGGTCAAAGACAAAGAGTTGCTCTGGCCAGGGCTATTGCCGTCAAACCAAAACTGTTCCTTATGGATGAACCTCTGTCAAATCTTGATGCAAAGCTAAGGGTTCGCATGAGAACCGAGCTGAAAGCAATCCATCACAAAACAGAGGCTACAACAATTTTTGTAACTCATGACCAATCCGAGGCTATGAGTATGGCTGACAGAATTGTGATCATGAAGGATGGAAAGATCGTGCAGATAGGCACGCCGGATGAAGTTTATTTCAACAGTGTCAATGTTTTTGTTGCCGGTTTCATTGGCACTCCGGCAACAAATTTCTTTGAGATGGAATTAAAACGAGAAAAGGGAGAGATCTTTCTCGTACACCCTTCATTCAGTTTTAAACTTAACGGCCAGTTACTTACATATCTTAAAGACTATAATAAGGATCGTTTGATCATGGGGATCAGGCCTGAAAGTATACAGATAAATAGTGGGAATGCTGTCTTCAGAGAAAAGGTACTCGTTGTCGAACCTCAGGGCTCTCACCAGATTGTGGCCATCGAACTAAATGGGGAAATAATAAAGATCGTAGCGCCTTCTTTCCCAAAGTACTCGCCAGATGAAACTATCGATATTTCCTTTGACGAGGAACGAATCATGTTCTTCGATATTGAAACAGAAGAAAGATTGAAAATCAAATAA
- a CDS encoding carbohydrate ABC transporter permease, translated as MARRKSTKKIISSTIFYIFVAGIATVIVLPIYFLVSISFMSDQEAYDWPIALAPAFSNTFLLQKSDNLPDGFLMSVYSKSQEDFINISEANDLDKMINFIDRKTGSKIPKKLLEEKISELETLVTQNEERINELKTQMKREILAINRLNREIVKIHQNLKLFDPEDETFQELRENLQNQLQEKQQEKILVEEKIKTLKKELQSISGVTFKVRKNIFASYITFFRVTSDSVGALIRSIQVALLTVLISLTIGGMAGYAFARYVFKGKNLLKLSVLFVRMFPGIAIAMPMVIILAQMGFYDKPIGLSLVYSVGQIGMTTWITASIFMGISVELEEAAQVFGTSRLGAFLRVTLPLALPGLAASAMYAFIGSWSETAQAIVLTQFKPTFPVVIYQTLVGTKGMINLVAAGGVTLAFPAVLFTMIIRRYILQMWGGVRV; from the coding sequence ATGGCAAGAAGGAAAAGTACAAAAAAAATCATATCAAGTACTATTTTCTATATATTCGTTGCCGGAATTGCCACTGTTATTGTTCTCCCCATATATTTTCTCGTTTCCATTTCATTTATGTCAGACCAGGAAGCATATGATTGGCCTATAGCTTTGGCTCCAGCTTTTTCAAATACTTTCTTACTTCAGAAATCCGACAATCTCCCGGACGGTTTTCTTATGAGTGTGTACAGTAAATCCCAGGAAGATTTCATCAATATATCTGAAGCAAATGACCTTGACAAGATGATAAATTTCATTGACAGAAAGACAGGTAGTAAAATCCCAAAAAAACTTCTCGAAGAGAAAATAAGCGAACTCGAAACGTTGGTAACCCAAAATGAAGAAAGAATAAACGAGCTTAAAACTCAGATGAAACGTGAGATTCTGGCAATAAACAGGCTTAACAGAGAGATCGTCAAGATACATCAGAATTTAAAACTTTTTGACCCGGAGGATGAAACTTTCCAGGAACTACGCGAGAATCTTCAAAATCAGCTTCAGGAAAAGCAACAGGAAAAAATTCTGGTAGAAGAAAAAATAAAGACTTTGAAGAAGGAACTCCAATCTATAAGTGGGGTTACATTTAAGGTACGTAAAAACATTTTTGCCAGCTACATTACTTTTTTCAGGGTAACTTCGGATTCCGTAGGTGCACTTATAAGAAGCATTCAAGTAGCGTTATTGACCGTTCTTATTTCTCTTACCATAGGTGGTATGGCTGGCTATGCATTTGCAAGATACGTATTTAAGGGAAAAAATCTACTGAAATTAAGTGTTCTCTTTGTCAGGATGTTCCCCGGGATAGCTATAGCCATGCCTATGGTCATAATACTTGCTCAAATGGGTTTCTATGACAAACCCATAGGTTTATCCCTGGTTTATTCGGTAGGCCAGATTGGTATGACCACGTGGATTACTGCAAGCATCTTTATGGGAATTTCAGTGGAACTCGAAGAAGCAGCACAGGTGTTTGGCACATCTCGTTTGGGAGCTTTCTTAAGAGTTACGCTGCCTTTAGCACTCCCCGGTTTGGCTGCCAGCGCCATGTATGCTTTTATCGGTAGCTGGTCAGAAACAGCGCAGGCCATAGTTTTAACCCAGTTCAAACCTACGTTCCCTGTTGTTATTTATCAGACACTCGTGGGAACAAAGGGTATGATAAACCTTGTTGCTGCTGGAGGAGTAACCCTCGCTTTCCCCGCCGTACTTTTTACTATGATCATAAGAAGATATATCCTTCAGATGTGGGGTGGGGTAAGAGTTTAA
- a CDS encoding carbohydrate ABC transporter permease — translation MIITAVKFKRYIPYLLIAPTIIYYAIFWLRPVLTAVFYSFFEEGSNQLTLANYKTIFTDPYFLKALINTGIFVAISVTLEFIVALGLALLINKKFKGAGIFLSLALIPMALPATAVGAMWSSGFATYGWVNSLLYRLGLIAADGKIPFLAGNEFQSLMLIILIDAWQVIPFMMVILLAGLQGIPKESIEAGYVFGGNKPTVLKKITMPMLKPSIQTALILRIISAIQVWLIIVMIYGYRRIPVLLEEVVFYKEEIMGFYRIALAYSVIVAALVSVVAILYLKVSGAFKKEEA, via the coding sequence ATGATTATCACAGCGGTGAAGTTTAAAAGATATATCCCCTATCTTTTGATAGCACCTACAATTATTTATTACGCTATTTTCTGGTTGAGGCCTGTTCTAACGGCTGTTTTCTACAGCTTTTTTGAAGAGGGAAGCAACCAGCTTACACTCGCTAACTATAAAACCATATTCACTGATCCGTATTTCTTGAAAGCGCTTATTAATACAGGGATTTTTGTTGCTATTTCTGTCACACTCGAGTTTATTGTTGCACTGGGACTGGCTTTGCTCATAAATAAAAAATTCAAAGGAGCAGGTATTTTCCTTTCGCTTGCGCTCATTCCTATGGCATTACCTGCCACAGCAGTCGGAGCTATGTGGTCCAGTGGTTTTGCTACCTACGGCTGGGTCAATAGTCTCTTGTATAGACTCGGTTTGATAGCAGCAGATGGTAAAATCCCCTTTCTCGCGGGAAATGAGTTTCAATCTCTAATGCTTATTATTTTGATAGACGCATGGCAGGTTATTCCATTTATGATGGTCATTTTACTTGCCGGGTTACAGGGAATTCCAAAGGAATCAATTGAAGCTGGTTATGTTTTTGGGGGCAATAAGCCTACGGTTTTGAAAAAAATAACAATGCCTATGCTCAAGCCAAGTATTCAAACGGCTTTGATACTGAGAATTATCTCTGCTATTCAAGTCTGGTTGATCATCGTTATGATTTATGGTTACAGGCGGATCCCCGTCCTGCTTGAAGAAGTTGTCTTTTACAAAGAAGAAATCATGGGATTTTATAGAATCGCCCTTGCATATTCAGTCATAGTTGCCGCATTAGTTTCAGTTGTTGCCATACTCTATTTGAAGGTCTCGGGAGCCTTCAAAAAGGAGGAAGCCTGA